In a single window of the Natronosalvus caseinilyticus genome:
- a CDS encoding bifunctional methylenetetrahydrofolate dehydrogenase/methenyltetrahydrofolate cyclohydrolase, translated as MTTIIDGKAVASEIRADLTGAIETLADAGARPGLATVLMGDDPASQTYVNMKQRDCEEVGIEPHHVDVPGDAAPEDLYEVISELNDDPDVHGYLVQSPVPDHVEYRDVIRRIDPMKDVDGFHPENVGRLVAGDARFRPCTPHGVQKLLEAAGIDTEGADVTIVGRSDIVGKPLANLLIQKADDGNATVTVCHSRTDDLVAKTRAADVVIAAVGVPELIDGSMIDEGATVIDVGVNRVENDTEKGYELVGDVDFESAKERAGAITPVPGGVGPMTRAMLLYNTVKAASLQEGVDVELP; from the coding sequence ATGACGACGATTATCGACGGAAAAGCGGTCGCGAGCGAGATACGAGCGGATCTGACCGGAGCGATCGAGACGCTCGCGGACGCCGGCGCCCGTCCAGGGCTGGCGACCGTCCTGATGGGCGACGACCCGGCGAGCCAGACGTACGTGAACATGAAACAGCGCGACTGCGAGGAGGTCGGCATCGAGCCTCACCACGTCGACGTCCCCGGCGACGCTGCCCCCGAGGACCTGTACGAGGTCATCTCGGAACTCAACGACGATCCCGACGTCCACGGCTACCTCGTCCAGTCGCCGGTCCCCGACCACGTCGAGTATCGGGACGTGATCCGGCGAATCGACCCCATGAAGGACGTCGACGGCTTTCACCCCGAGAACGTCGGACGATTGGTCGCCGGCGACGCTCGCTTCCGGCCCTGTACCCCCCACGGTGTTCAGAAACTGCTCGAGGCCGCAGGCATCGACACCGAGGGCGCAGACGTGACCATCGTCGGACGCTCGGACATCGTCGGCAAGCCCCTCGCGAACCTACTGATCCAGAAGGCCGACGACGGCAACGCGACGGTGACCGTCTGTCACTCCCGGACCGACGACCTCGTGGCCAAGACGCGCGCGGCAGACGTCGTGATCGCCGCCGTCGGCGTCCCCGAACTGATCGACGGCTCGATGATCGACGAGGGTGCGACCGTCATCGACGTCGGTGTCAACCGCGTCGAGAACGACACCGAGAAGGGGTACGAACTCGTCGGCGACGTCGACTTCGAGAGCGCGAAGGAGCGAGCCGGTGCGATCACCCCTGTCCCCGGCGGCGTCGGCCCCATGACGCGCGCGATGTTGCTCTACAACACGGTCAAAGCCGCCAGCCTGCAGGAGGGAGTCGACGTCGAGCTGCCGTGA
- a CDS encoding DUF7117 family protein produces MNVRGERECTACGTRWSYAETGSVGCPACGSLKSVGTGERTATTDRPASFDLTSVRGAVDEAANDELADRARQICREYVRNRGFVADGDLRPLDDTYLAAMELRHAADIVARTSRLTEDEEMYFLSLLRDADDGTRPDPETVPPSFHEARGLAVADAVRVYRRDLRVWVEETDREPEPKLEAELENAQSTLESLIDHETRLRMLEGDVEPAIAERLLETTRHLANGVQGDGAELEAAREGLESLAKTL; encoded by the coding sequence ATGAACGTCCGCGGCGAACGCGAGTGTACGGCCTGTGGGACCCGCTGGTCGTATGCCGAGACGGGGAGCGTCGGCTGTCCGGCCTGCGGGAGCCTCAAGAGCGTCGGCACCGGCGAGCGCACGGCGACCACCGACCGACCCGCGTCGTTCGACCTCACGAGCGTCCGCGGAGCCGTCGACGAGGCGGCCAACGACGAACTCGCCGACCGCGCCAGGCAGATCTGTCGCGAGTACGTCCGGAACCGCGGATTCGTCGCCGATGGGGACTTACGCCCGCTCGACGACACGTATCTCGCCGCGATGGAACTCCGCCACGCCGCCGACATCGTCGCCCGGACCTCTCGACTGACCGAAGACGAGGAAATGTACTTCCTCTCGCTGTTGCGCGATGCCGACGACGGCACGCGCCCCGACCCGGAGACGGTCCCGCCGTCTTTTCACGAGGCTCGAGGCCTGGCCGTTGCCGACGCCGTGCGTGTCTATCGGCGCGACCTCAGGGTCTGGGTCGAGGAGACGGACCGGGAACCGGAACCCAAACTCGAAGCCGAACTCGAGAACGCCCAGAGCACGCTCGAGAGCCTGATTGATCACGAAACCCGCCTGCGTATGCTCGAGGGCGACGTCGAACCGGCGATCGCGGAACGACTGCTCGAGACGACTCGGCACCTGGCGAACGGCGTCCAGGGGGACGGGGCAGAACTCGAGGCCGCTCGGGAGGGGCTCGAGTCGCTGGCGAAAACGTTGTAG
- a CDS encoding NUDIX hydrolase gives MMEGTKRVERELSRFREQYDEYSIETVEREVAAENFKLAMKDAGKVVDVRVWVERGGEVLLIRDRNAPADWTEPGGTPESDEDYEDTARRETSEETGVVCEITDLRGVVRHIIRNEDEPESAVQMIQAFFRAESPSGTIEVQNEEVCEGRWWSTVPDAFHSDFGVPDTFSG, from the coding sequence ATGATGGAAGGGACCAAACGTGTCGAGCGTGAGTTGAGTAGGTTTCGAGAGCAGTACGACGAGTATTCGATAGAGACAGTCGAGAGAGAAGTAGCGGCTGAGAACTTCAAACTCGCAATGAAAGACGCTGGGAAGGTAGTTGACGTGAGAGTGTGGGTAGAGCGAGGTGGAGAGGTTCTATTGATTCGCGACAGAAACGCACCAGCGGATTGGACAGAACCAGGCGGGACACCAGAATCAGATGAGGATTACGAAGATACCGCTCGTCGTGAGACGAGTGAAGAAACAGGTGTTGTCTGTGAGATTACTGACCTTCGGGGCGTGGTTCGTCATATTATTCGAAACGAAGACGAGCCCGAGTCTGCTGTCCAGATGATTCAAGCCTTCTTTCGGGCAGAATCGCCTAGCGGGACTATCGAGGTACAGAACGAAGAAGTGTGTGAAGGCCGTTGGTGGTCGACAGTTCCCGATGCCTTCCACTCAGATTTCGGTGTACCAGACACATTTTCCGGCTAA
- a CDS encoding ArsR/SmtB family transcription factor: MDTGSVEDGPAPSDAFQALGNEIRMRTVRTLLADGPCTFSELFEASGTDTSAGFAYHLRQLTGEFVRQREDDRYELTYAGREVGRAVQAGTYTDSVDHESISLPEPCPFCEETELVATVTDNVSRVACRSCDAPILELSFPPSGYATRGSDSIPTALDAYHRHRIRTFADGVCPDCGGATTVDVEPVVGTTDEEADGPDRVQLAFDCEACGASLRCPVTLAVLEHPAVVSFYHEHDSDVRERSLWNVGREWRERVVSSDPWCLLVRTRLEDETLLLYVSGDGTVVDSRRRPITDDDARSDAGSVADANEPSTAEDDERQPALETDSSDESATV, encoded by the coding sequence ATGGATACCGGATCCGTCGAGGACGGTCCAGCCCCCAGCGACGCGTTCCAGGCGCTCGGAAACGAGATCCGGATGCGTACCGTCCGTACCCTGCTCGCGGACGGCCCGTGCACGTTCTCGGAACTGTTCGAGGCGAGCGGCACCGACACGTCGGCGGGGTTCGCCTACCACCTCCGACAGCTAACCGGCGAGTTCGTCCGACAGCGCGAGGACGACCGGTACGAACTCACCTATGCTGGCCGCGAAGTCGGCCGGGCGGTCCAGGCGGGCACCTACACCGACAGCGTGGATCACGAATCGATCTCCCTTCCCGAGCCCTGCCCGTTCTGCGAGGAGACCGAACTGGTCGCGACCGTCACCGACAACGTCTCTCGAGTGGCGTGCCGGTCCTGCGATGCACCCATTCTGGAACTGTCGTTCCCACCGAGCGGGTACGCGACCCGCGGTTCGGACTCGATACCGACAGCGCTCGACGCCTACCATCGGCACCGCATTCGGACGTTCGCCGACGGCGTCTGCCCCGATTGCGGCGGGGCGACGACGGTGGATGTCGAACCAGTGGTCGGGACGACAGACGAAGAGGCCGACGGTCCAGACCGCGTCCAACTGGCCTTCGATTGTGAGGCTTGCGGAGCGTCGCTTCGCTGCCCGGTCACCCTCGCAGTCCTCGAGCACCCAGCGGTCGTCTCGTTCTACCACGAACACGACAGCGACGTCCGGGAGCGCTCGCTCTGGAACGTCGGTCGCGAGTGGCGCGAACGCGTCGTCTCGAGCGATCCGTGGTGTCTCCTCGTGCGTACGCGACTCGAAGACGAGACGTTGCTGCTCTACGTTAGCGGAGACGGGACCGTCGTGGATAGCCGCCGACGGCCGATTACCGACGACGACGCCAGGTCCGATGCCGGTTCCGTCGCGGATGCGAACGAACCATCGACGGCCGAGGACGACGAGAGGCAACCTGCGCTCGAGACTGACTCGAGCGACGAGAGCGCGACTGTCTGA
- a CDS encoding archaeal proteasome endopeptidase complex subunit alpha yields the protein MQSNQQAYDRGTSIFSPDGRLYQVEYAREAVARGSPVVGVETTDGVVFVADSRTPSPLLATDSVEKLHDLDGRLAAASAGHVADARRLVDYARRYAQEERLRYGEAPGVEPVATAVADHVQETTQSGGTRPFGTALLLGGVDPEPRLYELDPSGLTRRWRATAIGGDSEAIRATLEATYESEIGSDDGVRIALQALADARGEEWSGGSVDIGVIDSSGIDRFDSQRCAQALVDAGLT from the coding sequence ATGCAGTCGAACCAGCAGGCCTACGACCGCGGGACGTCGATCTTCTCGCCGGACGGCCGACTCTACCAGGTCGAGTACGCCCGCGAGGCCGTCGCTCGAGGGAGTCCTGTCGTCGGGGTGGAAACGACCGACGGCGTCGTGTTCGTCGCCGACAGCCGAACGCCCTCGCCCTTGCTCGCGACCGACAGCGTCGAGAAACTCCACGACCTGGACGGGCGACTGGCCGCCGCGAGCGCGGGCCACGTCGCCGACGCGCGCCGCCTCGTGGATTACGCTCGCCGGTACGCCCAGGAGGAGCGACTCCGGTACGGGGAGGCGCCGGGTGTCGAACCGGTCGCGACTGCCGTGGCCGACCACGTCCAGGAGACGACCCAGTCGGGCGGTACCCGACCGTTCGGGACCGCGCTCCTGCTCGGCGGGGTCGACCCGGAGCCGCGGCTCTACGAACTCGACCCCTCCGGGCTAACCCGGCGCTGGCGAGCGACGGCGATCGGCGGCGACAGCGAGGCGATTCGGGCGACGCTCGAGGCCACGTACGAGAGCGAAATAGGCAGCGACGACGGCGTTCGGATCGCGCTCCAGGCGCTCGCGGATGCTCGAGGCGAGGAGTGGTCCGGTGGGTCGGTCGACATCGGTGTAATCGACTCGAGTGGAATCGATCGGTTCGATTCACAGCGGTGTGCACAGGCTTTGGTGGACGCCGGGCTCACGTAA
- a CDS encoding A/G-specific adenine glycosylase: protein MSEDAGSTDGEGGSRESTALPDGDNLEDVQEGLIAWYEADHRDYPWRETDDPYEILVSEVMSQQTQLDRVVDAWDAFLERWPTTEALAAADRSAVVGFWSSHSLGYNNRAKYLHEAATQIEDELDGAFPETPEGLQELMGVGPYTANAVASFAFNAGDAVVDTNVKRVCYRAFDVPDDDAAFETAANRLMPEGRSRVWNNAIMELGAVACTQRPRCDEAGCPWREHCSAYATGDFSAPDVPTQSTFEGSRRQFRGRIVRTLREYDELALDTLGPRIRVDYTPVGEHGREWLEGLLSDLADDGLVELDESEDETVARLRA, encoded by the coding sequence ATGAGCGAGGACGCTGGATCGACCGATGGCGAAGGAGGGTCGCGCGAGTCGACCGCTCTTCCGGACGGAGACAACCTCGAGGACGTCCAGGAGGGGCTGATCGCCTGGTACGAGGCCGACCATCGGGACTACCCCTGGCGCGAGACCGACGATCCGTACGAGATTCTCGTGAGCGAGGTGATGAGCCAGCAGACCCAGCTGGATCGCGTCGTCGACGCCTGGGACGCGTTCCTCGAGCGGTGGCCGACGACGGAAGCGCTCGCTGCGGCCGACCGTTCGGCCGTCGTCGGCTTCTGGTCGAGCCACAGCCTCGGGTACAACAATCGGGCGAAGTACCTCCACGAGGCCGCGACCCAGATCGAAGACGAGCTCGACGGCGCCTTCCCGGAGACGCCCGAGGGCCTCCAGGAACTGATGGGCGTCGGCCCCTACACGGCCAACGCCGTCGCGAGTTTCGCGTTCAACGCCGGCGACGCCGTCGTCGACACGAACGTCAAGCGCGTCTGCTACCGCGCGTTCGACGTGCCGGACGACGACGCGGCGTTCGAGACGGCGGCCAATCGGCTCATGCCCGAGGGTCGCTCGCGCGTCTGGAACAACGCGATCATGGAACTCGGCGCAGTTGCCTGCACCCAGCGGCCCAGGTGCGACGAGGCTGGCTGTCCCTGGCGCGAGCACTGCAGTGCCTACGCGACGGGAGACTTCTCGGCACCCGACGTGCCGACGCAGTCCACGTTCGAGGGCAGCCGCCGCCAGTTCCGCGGGCGGATCGTCCGGACGCTCCGAGAGTACGACGAACTGGCCCTCGACACGCTCGGGCCGCGAATCCGCGTCGATTACACCCCCGTCGGCGAGCACGGGCGCGAGTGGCTCGAGGGACTGTTGTCGGATCTGGCTGACGACGGACTCGTCGAGTTAGACGAGAGCGAGGACGAGACGGTCGCCAGGCTGCGGGCGTAG
- a CDS encoding proteasome subunit beta, protein MMRYNSNHDSRPGNDSRPGNDLQMGLEFGEQTSSPGYRTEPFAQHAPATGDGDSHDLEFSTGTTIIGIKAVESVVMAADQRMSLGGRFTANKNVRKISAVHPTAAMAISGSVGPAQDVIRRLRAEAGLYESRRGESMSLPALARTAGALVRGLPVAPLLCGVDETGGHVYELDGGGSVVEDRYAAGGSGMQVAYGVLEGRLEDDQAPALDTATDAAVAAVEAASERDTASGDGVTTATITADGVTVDQRRAS, encoded by the coding sequence ATGATGCGATACAACAGCAACCACGACTCGCGGCCGGGCAACGACTCGCGGCCGGGCAACGACTTGCAGATGGGACTCGAGTTCGGCGAGCAAACCTCGAGTCCGGGCTACCGAACCGAACCATTCGCACAGCACGCACCAGCGACTGGAGACGGCGACTCGCACGACCTCGAGTTCTCGACCGGAACGACGATCATCGGAATCAAGGCGGTAGAGAGCGTCGTGATGGCCGCCGACCAGCGAATGAGCCTCGGCGGACGCTTCACCGCCAACAAGAACGTTCGAAAGATCTCAGCGGTTCACCCGACCGCAGCGATGGCGATTTCGGGATCCGTCGGCCCGGCACAGGACGTCATCAGGCGGCTACGTGCGGAGGCCGGACTCTACGAATCCCGCCGAGGTGAATCGATGAGCCTGCCCGCACTCGCACGAACGGCGGGAGCCCTCGTCCGCGGTCTCCCCGTCGCCCCGCTCCTCTGTGGCGTCGACGAGACGGGCGGCCACGTCTACGAACTCGACGGTGGCGGGAGCGTCGTGGAAGACCGCTACGCGGCCGGCGGGAGCGGCATGCAGGTCGCTTATGGCGTGCTCGAGGGGCGACTCGAGGACGACCAGGCGCCCGCACTCGATACGGCGACGGACGCCGCGGTCGCCGCCGTCGAGGCCGCGAGCGAGCGCGACACCGCGAGCGGTGATGGGGTGACCACCGCGACGATTACGGCCGATGGCGTGACCGTCGATCAGCGGAGGGCGAGCTGA
- a CDS encoding PadR family transcriptional regulator, which translates to MYDLTGFQRDLLYVIAGEEEPHGLAIKEELEQYYEKEIHHGRLYPNLDTLVDKGLVEKGSRDRRTNFYTLTRRGRRELEARRDWEGQYVEL; encoded by the coding sequence ATGTACGACTTGACAGGATTTCAGCGCGACCTCCTCTACGTGATCGCCGGCGAAGAAGAGCCACACGGCCTCGCGATCAAGGAGGAACTCGAGCAGTACTACGAGAAGGAGATCCACCACGGCCGGCTCTACCCCAACCTCGACACGCTCGTCGACAAGGGACTCGTCGAGAAGGGGAGCCGAGACCGACGGACCAACTTCTACACGCTCACTCGACGCGGTCGACGTGAACTCGAGGCCCGTCGGGACTGGGAGGGTCAGTACGTCGAACTCTGA
- a CDS encoding aminotransferase class III-fold pyridoxal phosphate-dependent enzyme, which produces MDRDTVEPRVETMPGKRATEWAEYHHQFAAPSTYVYDFVWDTQADAIGPFCTDVDGNVLMDFTSHVAAAPLGYNNPAVKEKLEAFDLVDPTKIAGQDFYVSGGGSPSNPDFPGPSQLMDRLIDLTDHYDMDRVFLSNSGAEAVENAIKICYASGGHRAITFDGAFHGRTLGALSLNRSKAVHRKGYPEVPGVISVPYPSSQEHYENDWLTDGPGGNVVADKLDPGRGVVDADEVAYLILEPVQGEGGYRVPHPEFARDVEALRERFGLRVIADEIQSGLGRSGEMWAIDHLDLTPDVITSAKGLRVGATISRSDVFPEETGRISSTWGAGDVVASLQGVLTIDAIREQNLLENVRERGEQFRSILAERDVEGVTDVRGRGLMLALEFDTKERREAVVEAAMKRGLLTLGCGHKTLRILPPLDVTEREIDLGSRLLLEAIDDVATQSATTA; this is translated from the coding sequence ATGGACCGAGATACGGTCGAGCCGCGAGTCGAGACGATGCCGGGCAAACGAGCGACGGAGTGGGCCGAGTACCACCACCAGTTTGCCGCCCCGAGCACCTACGTCTACGACTTCGTCTGGGACACGCAGGCCGACGCCATCGGCCCGTTCTGTACCGACGTCGACGGCAACGTCCTCATGGACTTCACGAGTCACGTCGCGGCGGCCCCGCTCGGGTACAACAATCCGGCGGTGAAGGAGAAACTGGAGGCGTTCGACCTCGTCGACCCGACGAAAATCGCCGGCCAGGACTTCTACGTGAGCGGCGGTGGCTCCCCCTCGAACCCGGACTTTCCCGGACCCTCTCAGCTGATGGATCGACTGATCGACCTCACCGATCACTATGACATGGATCGGGTGTTCCTCTCGAACTCCGGCGCCGAGGCGGTCGAAAACGCGATCAAGATCTGTTACGCAAGCGGCGGCCACCGCGCAATCACGTTCGACGGCGCGTTCCACGGGCGCACCCTGGGCGCGCTCTCGCTGAACCGGTCGAAGGCCGTCCACCGGAAGGGGTACCCCGAGGTACCCGGCGTCATCAGCGTTCCTTACCCCTCGAGCCAGGAGCACTACGAGAACGACTGGCTCACGGACGGACCCGGAGGGAACGTCGTCGCCGACAAACTCGATCCCGGCCGCGGCGTCGTCGATGCCGACGAGGTCGCCTACCTCATCCTCGAGCCGGTCCAGGGCGAGGGCGGCTACCGCGTTCCCCATCCCGAGTTCGCCCGCGACGTCGAGGCCCTCCGGGAGCGGTTCGGTCTGCGGGTCATCGCCGACGAGATCCAGTCCGGACTCGGCCGGAGCGGCGAAATGTGGGCGATCGACCACCTGGATCTCACCCCGGACGTCATCACCAGCGCGAAGGGGCTGCGCGTCGGCGCGACCATCTCCCGTTCGGACGTTTTCCCCGAGGAGACGGGCCGCATCTCCTCGACGTGGGGCGCCGGCGACGTCGTCGCGTCGCTCCAGGGAGTGCTCACCATCGACGCGATTCGCGAGCAGAACTTGCTCGAGAACGTGCGCGAACGCGGCGAGCAGTTCCGCTCGATCCTCGCCGAACGCGACGTCGAGGGAGTCACCGACGTACGAGGCCGTGGCCTGATGCTCGCACTCGAGTTCGACACCAAGGAGCGCCGCGAGGCCGTCGTCGAGGCGGCGATGAAGCGTGGGTTGCTCACACTCGGCTGTGGACACAAGACGCTGCGAATCCTGCCGCCGCTCGACGTCACCGAGCGCGAAATCGATCTCGGCTCGCGGCTCCTGCTCGAGGCGATCGACGACGTCGCGACGCAGTCGGCAACGACCGCCTGA
- a CDS encoding DNA-methyltransferase: protein METTHRVVTGDARDLAAVADESVDLVVTSPPYPMIEMWDDLFAELDPTVGDALERGDGREAFEAMHVQLDRVWDELERVLVDGGIACINVGDATRTLDDSFRVYSNHARVLEAFEARGFDPLPDILWRKPANSAAKFMGSGMIPPNAYVTLEHEYILVFRKGDSRRSFPPGDDDRYEAAYFWEERNRWFTDLWSDVTGELQTLDSPNDDLRERSAAFPLEIPYRLCCMYSTYGDTVLDPFWGTGTTSLAAMCAGRHSIGYELEAAFVSAFDDRVQEVQDRSRSIGERRLERHRAFVDRERQRTDGPSLDYDADHYETPVVTRMESGIRLYEVVDVQGSDAGDGEATGDGDADNVGYRLTHAPLE from the coding sequence ATGGAGACGACCCACCGCGTCGTGACCGGCGACGCCCGCGACCTCGCTGCCGTCGCGGACGAGTCAGTCGATCTCGTCGTGACGTCGCCGCCCTATCCGATGATCGAGATGTGGGACGACCTCTTCGCCGAACTCGACCCGACCGTCGGCGACGCCCTCGAGCGAGGGGATGGTCGGGAGGCGTTCGAGGCGATGCACGTCCAGCTGGATCGGGTCTGGGACGAACTCGAGCGCGTGCTCGTCGACGGCGGCATCGCCTGTATCAACGTCGGGGACGCGACCCGGACGCTCGACGACAGCTTCCGGGTCTACTCGAACCACGCCCGCGTGCTCGAGGCGTTCGAGGCCCGCGGGTTCGACCCCCTCCCCGATATCCTCTGGCGCAAGCCCGCCAACAGCGCCGCGAAGTTCATGGGCAGCGGGATGATTCCCCCGAACGCCTACGTCACCCTCGAGCACGAGTACATCCTCGTCTTTCGGAAGGGTGACTCCCGGCGGTCGTTCCCGCCGGGCGACGACGACCGCTACGAGGCGGCTTACTTCTGGGAGGAGCGAAACCGCTGGTTCACGGACCTCTGGTCGGACGTGACCGGCGAACTGCAGACACTCGACTCGCCGAACGACGACCTGCGCGAGCGCTCGGCGGCGTTCCCCCTCGAAATTCCCTACCGACTGTGCTGTATGTACTCGACTTACGGCGACACCGTCCTGGATCCCTTCTGGGGCACGGGGACGACGTCGCTGGCGGCAATGTGTGCCGGCCGTCACTCGATCGGCTACGAACTCGAGGCGGCGTTCGTCTCGGCCTTCGATGACCGCGTGCAGGAGGTCCAGGATCGTTCCCGATCGATCGGCGAACGACGACTCGAGCGCCACCGGGCATTCGTCGACCGAGAACGCCAGCGGACGGACGGGCCGAGTCTCGACTACGATGCCGACCACTACGAGACGCCCGTCGTCACGCGTATGGAGTCGGGGATACGTCTTTACGAGGTGGTCGACGTCCAGGGTTCCGATGCGGGTGACGGAGAGGCCACCGGTGATGGCGACGCCGATAACGTAGGGTATCGACTGACCCACGCGCCGCTCGAGTGA
- a CDS encoding DUF7528 family protein, translating to MTSTDAAQLRDQLADALSRARTFTHTEATHRPDGSYVVTRRGATSSGHRKVFDSFEAVVDLFEALPTTFTADDVGRTGLSGSRRHILVWHVLEHPEFSCELRRRQPLTARKV from the coding sequence TTGACCAGTACCGACGCAGCACAGCTTCGCGACCAGCTCGCCGACGCGCTCTCGCGGGCCCGAACGTTTACCCACACGGAAGCGACGCATCGGCCCGACGGGTCCTACGTCGTCACCCGTCGCGGGGCGACCTCGAGCGGCCACCGAAAGGTCTTCGACTCCTTCGAGGCGGTGGTCGACCTCTTCGAGGCGCTCCCGACGACGTTCACGGCGGACGACGTCGGGCGAACGGGGCTCTCTGGCAGCCGGCGACACATACTCGTCTGGCACGTCCTGGAGCATCCGGAGTTTTCCTGCGAGTTGCGTCGTCGACAACCGTTGACCGCTCGAAAAGTCTGA
- a CDS encoding MgtC/SapB family protein → MLPDAPLQIQLQILEAPLDEAVVRIALAGALGMFLGLEREWSQKSAGIRTFSLISLLAAVFTILVLEADVGESLLLLGGLLVIVQGVLLAVQGLMSEDDTGLSLTTSVSMLVAYGVGSLVAAGFAIEGVTVAVLSSLLLVLKRELHEFAWGLSREEMRSTTEFAILAFVIYPILPAHYDLELGTVTIPLEPQVIWLMVVAVAGIGIVNYAIVSTYGGRGIAVTGFFGGLASSTAVVGTMLDHVRQRPEAASYAVAAILLANAAMAVRNLAIAVAFTAGSAVPPLFQAVVPLGAVIVLAFLIAFLIADWSESTEMNLENPFSLKNALAFGAVFFAVLVFGSLAETWFGTLGFYATAVASGLVSSAGATTSAVVLYRGGTLTAPEATIAILLATVSSIVVKALLAATSSDGEFKRKVAISSGALLAGGAVATALIVV, encoded by the coding sequence ATGTTACCTGACGCTCCCCTGCAGATACAGTTACAGATACTCGAAGCCCCACTCGACGAGGCAGTCGTTCGAATCGCTCTCGCTGGCGCTCTCGGGATGTTCCTGGGGCTCGAGCGCGAGTGGTCACAGAAGTCCGCCGGCATCCGGACATTCTCACTGATCAGCTTACTCGCTGCGGTTTTCACGATTCTCGTCCTCGAGGCCGACGTCGGTGAGAGCCTGTTGCTCCTCGGCGGGCTGCTCGTCATCGTCCAGGGCGTATTGCTCGCCGTCCAGGGGTTGATGAGCGAGGACGACACCGGCCTCTCGCTGACGACGTCCGTCTCGATGCTGGTCGCCTACGGCGTCGGCTCGCTCGTCGCGGCAGGATTCGCTATCGAGGGCGTAACCGTCGCCGTCCTCTCCTCGCTCTTGCTCGTGCTCAAGCGCGAACTCCACGAGTTCGCGTGGGGACTCTCGCGCGAGGAGATGCGCTCGACGACGGAGTTCGCTATCCTCGCGTTCGTCATCTACCCCATCTTGCCGGCCCACTACGACCTCGAACTCGGCACGGTGACGATTCCGCTCGAGCCCCAGGTCATCTGGCTCATGGTCGTCGCCGTCGCCGGAATCGGGATCGTCAACTACGCCATCGTCTCGACGTACGGTGGCCGCGGCATTGCAGTCACCGGGTTCTTCGGTGGCCTGGCGTCTTCGACGGCCGTCGTCGGGACGATGCTCGACCACGTTCGACAGCGCCCGGAGGCAGCCTCGTACGCGGTCGCCGCAATCTTGCTCGCGAACGCGGCGATGGCGGTGCGAAATCTCGCGATCGCCGTCGCGTTCACTGCAGGAAGCGCCGTCCCGCCGCTCTTCCAGGCCGTCGTTCCGCTCGGCGCCGTTATCGTGCTCGCGTTCCTCATCGCGTTCCTCATCGCCGACTGGTCTGAATCCACGGAAATGAACCTCGAGAACCCGTTCTCGCTGAAGAACGCCCTCGCGTTCGGAGCCGTCTTCTTCGCGGTCCTCGTCTTCGGTTCGCTGGCGGAGACCTGGTTCGGCACGCTCGGCTTTTACGCCACCGCCGTCGCGAGCGGGCTCGTCTCGAGTGCGGGGGCAACCACCTCCGCCGTCGTTCTCTATCGCGGCGGGACGCTCACTGCCCCCGAGGCGACCATCGCAATCTTGCTGGCGACGGTCTCGAGCATCGTCGTCAAGGCGTTACTCGCGGCGACGTCTTCGGATGGGGAGTTCAAACGCAAGGTCGCGATTTCCAGTGGTGCGCTCCTGGCCGGCGGGGCCGTCGCCACCGCACTCATCGTCGTCTGA